A stretch of Castanea sativa cultivar Marrone di Chiusa Pesio chromosome 2, ASM4071231v1 DNA encodes these proteins:
- the LOC142625069 gene encoding uncharacterized protein LOC142625069 — MSLLVLSRPYLKEDLYMYLALSDHAISSVLLRQNDGVQRPVYYLVDSKTRYLLLEKAVLALVHTARKRPHYFQPHIVWVLTEHPLQSLLRRLDFTRWIAKWGTRLEMFNIHYKPRNAIKGQALADFIMNFTPKSKVSIGVFQVMTRKWRIYVDGASNTRGSGIRIVMVSPEGVRLERSLRLGFCASNNKVESEALISGL, encoded by the coding sequence ATGAGCCTTCTTGTCCTGTCTCGGCCCTACCTTAAGGAGGATCTTTACATGTACCTTGCGTTATCTGACCATGCCATAAGTTCAGTTTTGTTAAGACAGAATGATGGAGTGCAAAGGCCAGTGTATTACCTGGTAGATTCCAAGACCAGGTATTTGTTGCTAGAGAAAGCGGTGTTAGCACTTGTACATACTGCGAGGAAGCGGCCGCATTACTTCCAGCCTCATATAGTATGGGTACTTACCGAACACCCACTCCAGTCTTTGTTGAGGAGGTTGGACTTCACTAGGTggatagccaagtggggaactaggCTCGAGATGTTCAACATACACTACAAACCAAGGAATGCTATAAAAGGGCAAGCACTAGCGGACTTCATTATGAATTTCACACCCAAATCAAAGGTCTCGATTGGAGTATTCCAAGTCATGACTAGAAAGTGGCGCATATACGTGGATGGAGCCTCAAACACAAGGGGATCGGGGATCAGAATAGTAATGGTATCACCCGAAGGGGTTCGGTTGGAAAGGTCGTTGAGACTGGGTTTTTGTGCCTCCAATAACAAGGTTGAAAGTGAAGCCCTTATCTCTGGTCTTTGA